A DNA window from Brassica napus cultivar Da-Ae chromosome C1, Da-Ae, whole genome shotgun sequence contains the following coding sequences:
- the LOC106402082 gene encoding uncharacterized protein LOC106402082, whose product MGSSPSPSPNLSTVLELARPFLRGELENIDPNVPSLIAVLKSVGAGECWHKHGSFLDHLIDIYKILKLWKAPEPVCLCGLFHSAYSNSYVNLAIFHPSTGRDVVRGHVGEDAEALIHLFCVVPRQTLIHDDLLFKYSDQELVEHLDRSEASLRKAKEEGGFDGEEEWRKKVNELVPEDGVVVKHIKTGEEIVVSRRVVGVFLLMTMADFSDQLFGFQDELFCNDDGRLEFRGNNVAALWPGSGKPGLWMNSNSRMGAVYSLIVREEEILMEQRKRDCGGSGFVVRKERDEDIELVVPPVFSFCTKVLDAKEQIEARDMYWEAVSSDASKEGYLERAEERLLGCIEKNPFVGEPHVLLSQVYLGKKRFAEAEREAERGLLLLLQWGSPWDKRMSWEGWIAWVRVLLMKSQDQSWPDASWGILNLGLVR is encoded by the exons atgggctCATCACCGTCTCCTTCACCAAACCTCTCCACCGTTCTCGAACTAGCCCGTCCTTTCCTCCGAGGAGAGCTAGAGAACATCGACCCCAACGTCCCCTCCCTAATCGCCGTCCTCAAAAGCGTCGGCGCAGGCGAGTGCTGGCACAAACACGGAAGCTTCCTAGACCACTTGATCGACATCTACAAGATCCTCAAGCTCTGGAAAGCCCCCGAACCCGTCTGCCTCTGCGGCCTCTTCCACTCCGCTTACTCCAACTCCTACGTCAACCTAGCCATCTTCCACCCCTCCACCGGCCGTGACGTCGTCCGCGGACACGTCGGCGAGGACGCCGAGGCCCTGATCCATCTCTTCTGCGTCGTCCCGAGACAAACTCTGATCCACGACGACCTCCTGTTCAAGTACTCGGACCAAGAGCTCGTGGAGCATCTCGATCGCTCCGAGGCTTCGTTGAGGAAGGCCAAGGAGGAAGGAGGGTTCGATGGAGAGGAGGAGTGGAGGAAGAAGGTGAACGAGCTGGTGCCTGAGGACGGCGTCGTTGTGAAGCATATCAAGACAGGGGAAGAGATTGTTGTTTCGAGGAGGGTGGTTGGTGTTTTCTTGTTGATGACGATGGCGGATTTTAGTGATCAGCTTTTCGGGTTTCAGGATGAGTTGTTTTGTAATGATGATGGGAGGTTGGAGTTTAGAGGGAATAATGTGGCGGCGTTGTGGCCTGGGAGTGGGAAGCCTGGGCTGTGGATGAACTCTAACTCGAGGATGGGTGCGGTTTATAGTTTGATTGTGAGGGAAGAAGAGATTCTGATGGAGCAGAGGAAGAGGGATTGTGGTGGTTCTGGGTTTGTGGTGAGGAAGGAGAGAGATGAAGATATTGAGCTCGTGGTGCCACCCGTTTTCAGCTTCTGCACCAAG GTACTGGATGCAAAGGAGCAGATAGAAGCAAGGGACATGTACTGGGAAGCTGTGAGCAGCGACGCGAGCAAAGAAGGGTACTTGGAGAGAGCAGAGGAGAGGTTGTTGGGGTGTATTGAGAAGAACCCATTTGTGGGAGAGCCACATGTGTTGTTGAGCCAAGTGTATCTGGGAAAGAAGAGATTCGCAGAGGCAGAGAGAGAAGCAGAGAGAGGGCTGCTTCTGCTGTTGCAGTGGGGAAGTCCATGGGACAAGAGGATGTCATGGGAAGGTTGGATTGCTTGGGTCAGAGTTCTTCTCATGAAGTCACAGGATCAATCTTGGCCAGATGCTTCTTGGGGAATCTTGAACTTGGGTCTTGTGCGCTAA
- the LOC106397790 gene encoding mitochondrial import receptor subunit TOM40-1-like, protein MADLVPPLVTAQIDGKQPKADEKVDYSNLPCPVPYDELHREAYMSLKSETFEGLRFDFSKGLNQRFSLSHSVMMGPTEVPSQSPDTTIKIPTAHYEFGANYFDPKLMLVGRVMTDGRLNARVKADLSDKLILKANAQLTGEPHMSHAVFNFDYMGKDYRAQLQLGNSALVGATYIQSVTPRLSLGGEVFWAGVPRKSGIGYAARYETDQMVASAQVASTGNVVMNYVQKISEKVSLATDFVYNYFSRDVVASVGYDYILRQSRVRGKIDSNGVTSALLEERLSMGLNFLLSAEVDHKKKDYKFGFGLTVG, encoded by the exons ATGGCGGATCTCGTCCCACCTCTCGTGACGGCACAAATCGACGGCAAGCAGCCTAAAGCGGATGAGAAAGTTGATTACTCGAATCTCCCGTGCCCTGTTCCTTATGACGAACTCCACCGTGAAGCTTACA TGTCTTTAAAGTCTGAAACTTTTGAGGGTTTACGTTTTGACTTTTCCAAAGGGTTGAATCAAAGGTTTTCTCTCAGCCACAG TGTAATGATGGGGCCAACCGAAGTTCCTTCTCAGTCACCTGACACAACGATCAAAATTCCAACAGCCCATTATGAGTTTGGTGCCAATTACTTTGACCCAAAG TTGATGCTTGTTGGAAGGGTTATGACTGATGGTAGACTCAATGCAAGAGTGAAAGCTGATTTAAGTGATAAGTTGATCTTAAAGGCCAATGCTCAA CTGACAGGTGAGCCACATATGTCACATGCGGTGTTCAACTTTGACTACATG GGAAAAGACTACAGAGCCCAACTTCAACTTGGGAACAGTGCTCTAGTTGGAGCAACCTATATTCAG AGTGTGACACCCCGTCTATCATTGGGTGGGGAAGTTTTCTGGGCTGGTGTGCCAAGGAAGTCTGGTATAGGTTACGCTGCAAGATACGAAACTGATCAGATG GTCGCCTCTGCGCAAGTTGCTAGCACTGGTAATGTAGTTATGAACTATGTTCAGAAGATTTCCGAGAAG GTTTCACTCGCCACTGATTTTGTGTACAACTACTTTTCAAGAGATGTTGTAGCTAGTGTTGGGTATGACTACATTCTCAGACAG TCTCGTGTTAGGGGGAAGATTGATTCCAACGGAGTTACATCAGCTCTCCTGGAAGAAAGGTTGAGTATGGGACTTAATTTTCTTCTGTCTGCAGAG GTTGACCATAAGAAGAAAGACTACAAGTTTGGATTTGGTTTAACAGTCGGCTAA